The nucleotide sequence TGGTACTGTAGAGTCGGGCATTGGAGACATAGCCTTACTTACCGCTGCCCATGCCGGTACTAATTATATTCCCTTTAAATATGGATATGGTACAAACTCGTTACTGCCCCACATTTGGGCAATATATCCTATTTTGAACGATGGGGTAGTGCCTCTGCAATCATCTTTTCGTCCGGGAGGAATCGAAATGCCTAATTCACGGCTATCTTTAGGTACACGCTTTAATCACTTTATGGTTGTGCCACGACAATGGAATACAATCGACTCCTACATAACAAACAATGTTAGTAGTGCTGATGATGGGTATACGTGTTTTAATTACGGAACAAATTTTTATCAAGGATATGACGATAATTCAGGCTCCTACCAAGGTTTTTATATGCCTAATGATAAAATAAATTATTTTACTAGGTGGTATTATTATTTGCAGTGCAATACTCCGTCTTTCTATAAAACAGCTCCGGAAAATGCCGATTCTACAGCCATTCCGGATAATGCAATTGCTGGCGACTCTCAAAACGCTACGCCAATAAAATCAAATTATAGGTTGATGTACGACTTTGCATCCGCAGGTAAGTCTAAAAATTATTTTCATGTAGAGAAGGAAAATACATCTATAAAATTGGTTATTTATTCTCAAAGCGAAGATGTTCAGAATTCAATTGTTGTATCAAGCAAAGGCCAAGCTTATACCGGATTGTCTGATATTGTGGTGTTAAATCAAAAGAAAGAAAATGGTCTTTATTTTGCCGAAATAAAAACATCTTCTTTGCCAATTGGTAAGTATTCATTACAGCACAATGGCGATTTTATGGCATTTGTACATTTTGAAAATGATAATGCTATAGAACTTGCTACCAAAGGAAATACCGGTTTTGAAGTAGAGTATTTCTCGGGCGAATTAATCCGGTTGGTTTTAAAAACAAATTCAATTAGCGCAAACTCAATATCTGCAAACCTTAAGTTGTCGGGCGAATTGCCAGAAGAGTACTATACTGCAAATCAGCATGAAATAGCAGCGTTAAAAAATAAAGATATCCCCGTAGTTTTTTTTCCAACAGGAAATCCAAATGAATACGAATGTATAATCAATAAATATTTAACACCTGCCATATATAGCATATCTATTGATGTAGAGAATCAGTCGCTAAATTACGCTCGCTCCTTAGGGTACAGCTTTAGTGTATTGCCTAACGGAGATCAGCACGGTAGTCCTCTGTTAATTGAGAATGCATCTTTTGCTGCAAATACAAGCTTACGCAGTTTCCCAAATCCATTTAACGAAAGCACAACTATTGTGTTTTCCGGAGAAGAAAATAAAAACTACGAAGTTGTTATAACTGATATTGCAGGTAAGGAAGTATTTAATTCTGCTATTGGATTGCTGCAAGATGGCGTTTATCAGCTTACTTGGAAGGGTACCACTAATTCTAATGAAAAACTATCTAAAGGAGTTTATATTTGTAATGTTAAAGAAGATGGTACAGTTGTAACTCAGCCAATCAAACTAATTTTAAATTAATTGCCAAACATTGTCTATGTTAGAGAATAAAGAGAGTAGAACAGAATTAAGTAAAGTAGGAGAGTTTGGTTTAATAAAATATTTGTCTTCGTTTGTAGAAGTAAAAAACGAATCTACTATTAAGGGAATTGGAGATGATGCTGCGGTTATTGATAACAAAGGAAAACAGACTGTTGTATCAACAGATATGTTGATTGAAGGGGTGCATTTTAATTTAATGTACGTGCCCTTGAAACATTTAGGCTACAAAAGCGTAGTGGTAAATTTGTCGGATGTATATGCAATGAATGCAGTGCCCAAACAAATTACTGTTTCGATAGCACTCTCAAATCGCTTTTCGTTAGAGGCAATAGAAGAATTTTATGCTGGAATTTTATTGGCATGTAAAAATTATGGAGTAGATCTTGTTGGGGGTGACACAACATCTAGCCTAAGTGGATTGTGCATTAGCGTTACTGCTATTGGCGAAGCAAACACAGAAGATTTAGTATATAGAAACGGAGCCAAAGAGAAGGATTTGCTTTGTGTAACAGGCGATTTAGGGGGAGCATATATAGGATTGCAATTGTTGGAGAGAGAAAAAAAGTTATTCCAAGACAATCCTACCATTCAGCCTGAGCTAGAAGGAAACGATTATGTTTTGGAGAGACAATTAAAACCCGAAGCTAGAAAAGATATTCGTGCATTGTTGCAAACGCTTAACGTTAAACCAACTGCTATGATTGATGTTTCGGACGGGTTAGCTTCAGAAATACTGCACATCTGCGACCAATCAAACGTTGGATGCAATTTATACGAAGAAAAAATTCCAATCGACCCCCTTACTTTTGATAAAGCTCGTGAACTAAATCTTGACCCTACAGTTTGTGCACTAAGTGGAGGCGAAGACTACGAACTACTTTTTACAATTGATATAAATGATTTCGAAAAAATAAAAGGCAACCCGGACATAACAGTAATTGGGCATATTACGACCAAAGATTCCGGCTCCAATTTAATTACACGTAGTGGAACGCAGCATCCTTTAACAGCACAAGGTTGGGATTCTTTTTTAAATAAAACTTTTTTGTAGGCTCTCGCATTCACAACAATTCAACAGGTTTGACGATTTAACATTTCTTAAGTAGTGTGATAGCAAAAAATGCTTATTTTTAGTGCTTCACATGATAAAAAAATATCTACAGGGATTTTTTATCCTTGCGCTTCTCACAACTTCTGCGTTTGCACAACAAACCATGACATTGCAACAATGCATTGATTATGCGTTGAAAAATAATCTTCAAATAAAGCAACAGGAAGTCAACACAAAAATTGCACAAGCAAGTCATTTGCAGTCGCAAGCGCAATTGTTGCCAAGTATTAATGGCAGCGCAGGTCAGAATTATAACTACGGACGAAACATCGATCCCGTAACAAATAGCTTTACTACAAATCGTGTGGTTTCTCAAAATTTTGCACTCTCCGGCAACTGGAACATTTTTAATGGATTACAAAATTTAAACTCCATTAAACAAACCAAATTTGACCTGCAGGCAAGTCAATACGATTTAGATGATTTAAAAAATGATATTTCTTTAAGCGTTGTAAATGCATATCTGCAAGTATTGTTTGGACTCGAATTGTTAGACAATTCTCAAAACCAATACCAACTTACCGAAAAGCAGGTGCTCCGATTGGATAAAATGTTGGAGGTGGGTGCAATTGCCAAAAGTAGTTTGCTTGATACAAAAGCCCAGTTGGCAAACGAAGAGCTAAATGTAACCACTGCAAAAAATAACCTCGATTTAGCATATCTCAATTTGGCACAACTCATGAATTTCGATTCTGTTGCAGCACTCAAAATAAATAAGCCAACTATCAACGATCCTAATCAAGCTGAGCTATTTGCAAAGCAAGAGTTAATTTACCAAACGGCATTGGCTAGTCAACCAAGTATAAAAAGTGCGCAGTATCGGTTAAAAAGCTCCGAGAAAATGGTGGGAATAGCTCGTGGTGGCTTAAGTCCAAGACTAAGCCTGTCTGCCTCTGTAAGTACTATATTCTCTGATGCAACAAAGTTGCCCACTGGAAACCCTGAGTTTTTAGGCTATGTGCCTACGGGTGCTGTAACCGGCTTAGGAGATGTTGTGTACGAACCATCTTATTCATTCAACTTTCAAGAAGTTCCATACAACAAACAAATTAAGGATAACCTAAACGAAGCAATTGGCCTACGACTTACAGTGCCAATATTTAATAACTTCCAAGTTAAAACCTCTATTGATAAAGCAAAGCTTACGAATTTAAATGCAAAATATTCATTGGAGTTAGCCGAAAATCAATTGCAAAAAGAAATTCAACAAGCATACACCAATGCCGCAGCTGCACTAAAGAAGCACGATGCCAGCAAGCAAGCGGTACAAGCTTTTCAAGAGTCGTTTGGGTATGCCGAGCAAAAATTTAATTTAGGTAGCATCAGTTCATATGATTACAACGATGCCAAAACAAGGCTAACCAAAGCGCAATCAGATTTATTACAAGCCAAGTACGATTATGTGTTAAAACTTAAAGTGCTTGATTTTTATATGGGAAAACCATTAGTGCTCTAGTTTAATGTTAAAAACTCCATATATATTTTCTTTGTATGAGATTTAGATAGGGAGATAAAAATAAAACACCTTGAAAAAATTAGTTGTCATATTGTTTGTCGGAATTGCTATCATATCCTCTATTGTAGGATTAAAAGGCTGTTCAGGTTCTGATGCCATAAAGGTTACAACAGAAAAAGCTGTCAAACGAACAATAATTGAAACCGTTACTGCAAATGGGAAAATTCAGCCCGAAATAGAAGTTAAAATAAGCTCTGATGTTTCCGGAGAAATTGTCGAGTTGCTTGTTAAAGAGGGCGATTTTGTTAAAAAAGGAGATTTGCTTATTAGGATAAAACCTGATATATACGTATCTAATTTAGATAGAATGAAAGCTGCATTAGACGGATCAAAGGCGAATACCGCAAACAGCAAAGCCCGATTGGCACAAGTAAAATCACAATTTGTAAACATTGAAAATACTTTTGTGCGAAATAAAAAATTAGTCGAGCAAGGTGCTATTTCTCAAGCAGATTTTGACGCATCTAAATCGGCTTACGAAGCAGCTAAAGCAGATATTGTGGCAGCCGAAGAAACTGTAAATGCTGCAGAATTTTCTGTAAAAAGCTCCGAAGCAGCCCTTAAAGAAGCAAGCGACAACTTAGCTAAAACAAATATTTATTCTCCTGTAAATGGCACTGTTTCTAAGCTTAGCGTTGAGCTGGGCGAGCGGGTTGTTGGGACCTCTCAGATGGCAGGAACCGAGCTGCTGCGTCTTGCAAACTTAAACGAAATGGAAGTAAGCGTAGATGTAAACGAAAATGATATTGTACGCGTGTCGCTTAACGATACGGTAAGTATTGAGGTAGATGCGTATGTAGATAGAAAGTTTAAAGGAATAGTTACAGAAATTGCAAACTCTGCAAACACCTTGGGCCTCACAGCCGATCAAGTAACTAATTTTGTGGTAAAAATTCGTGTTCTTAGCGAGTCATACGCAGATTTAATTAATCCTAAATTTCCTAACGAATCTCCTTTTCGTCCAGGAATGTCTGCCGGAGTGGATATTCAAACCCAAATCGAAAGAAATGTTTTATCTGTTCCAATTCAAGCTGTAACTACACGTACCGATTCCACTAGCTATTCAAGCAAAAAGAAGGAAGCCAAAAAAGAGGAAAAAGAAAAGGAGGCAGATAAAGAACAAGAAGAGCTAGAAGTAACAAGCACAAAAGAAAAGAAACAGGAAAAGAGCGATACTCCGTTCGAGTGTGTTTTTGTAATGAACAATGGGAAGTCAAAATTAATTCCCGTAAAAACAGGCATTCAAGATAACGAGTATATACAAATTACGGCCGGACTAAAAGAGGGAGATGAAGTAATCGCAGGGCCATATAGTGCAGTTTCTAAGGTGTTGCGCAACGGTAGCGTGGTTGCTCTTGATAAAGAGAGCGAGAATACAGACAAAAAATAATCATAAAAGCAGAAAAATCTGTTATTTTAAATAATAAATTTTAATGTTTTACAAAAAAAACATATATTTGCACCCTAAAATTTAATATAACGATGATACTTGTACAAGTTAAAGAAGGCGAGCCGGTAGATAAAGCTCTTAAAAAATTGAAAAAGAAATTCGAAAAAACGGGTGTTGTAAAAGAGTTGAGATTACGTCAAAAATTCACAAAACCATCTGTTAAAAGAAGAGAGGTAGTTATTAAAGCTAAATACCGTCAATTCTTACAACAAGAAGAGATTTAAAAAATAATATTCTCAATAAAAAAGGGAAGAGATTTTGCTACTTGCAAAATTTCTTCCCTTTTTTGTATAGTACTCACTAAGAAAGGCAATATTAGTAAGGCCGCAACGTTTTCAAAAAGAATTCAATATTGTCTTATTTTCTCTTGCATGTGGAGTTGTGTTTTCAAGATAACTATAGGTATGCTGAAGCCTTTGTTTTTGCTTAACTTAATGACGATGAAGAAAAAGGCTAATTTTCCATCCAGTACTTATTAATACAACAATGCATCTGACAGAGTTCATAGATTATTTAAAATACGAGAAAAGGTACTCGGCACACACTATTACATCCTATAAAAACGACCTGTCTCAATTTTTTGTATACCTATCTAAGCAATACGAAAATTTGAAATTTGACGAAGTTTCTCATTTGCACATTCGCTCGTGGATGGTTTCCTTAATAGAAGCTAAAACCTCTACTCGAACCGTTAATAGAAAAATATCTACACTTAAATCCTATTGCAAATATTTGCTTAAAATGCAATTAATTGCCAATAATCCAACACGCAAAATCGTTTCGCCTAAAAACCCTAAACGCTTACCAACGTTTGTAGAGGAAAGCAAAATGGATATGCTCTTTAGCGAAGTTCCTTTTGGCGATGACTATGTGGGATATCGAAATCGATTAATTATCGAGCTTTTCTATACTACGGGAATTCGTTTGTCGGAGTTGTTAAATATAAAAGAAAATGATATCGACATCTCTAATCAAACCATTAAAGTACTTGGAAAAAGAAATAAAGAAAGAATTGTGCCTATAAGCGAAAAACTCGTTGAGTCTATTACTTCATACATGCAAATTTTCCGTAAAACGTTCCCTGAAAATACCAATGCCCAAATTTTTTGTACAGAAAAGGGGACGCCCTTATATGCAAAAGCCGTGTACGATTTAGTTAAAAAATATTTAAGCTTAGTTACAACAGTCGATAAAAAGAGCCCACATGTGCTAAGGCATACTTTTGCCACCCACATGCTCAACAATGGCGCAGATATTAATGCCATAAAAGAAATTTTAGGACACGCAAGCCTTGCAGCTACACAAATTTATACGCACAACTCCATCGAAAAATTAAAAGAGATTCATAAAAAAGCACACCCCAAGTCCTAAGTTTCTACTAAAAATACTACATAAAGATTCTTGCTAAATCCAACAAAAAACTGTAAATTCAAAGTTCAACCATTAAAAAAACAATTTTATGCAAGTTCTGCCACTGTTGGTGTTATCACCAACAGGCAGCCACCCCAGTTCACTTGGACTTCTAAATCCGAGTGGGAACTGTAACCGATAGTATAGATTAAATTTCACCCTAACGGAGGAAAGTAAAGCGAAAATTTAATGCTTTTCCCCATCTATTTCAATCCTTGCAAGTATTTAGAACACTTGTTGGGCAAGCCCTGCATTCAACTAGTAAATAATAGTTTCCCAAAAACTTGATTTTCCGCCCCCCCCACTATATTTGCGCCCTAAGAAATGTTGGGGGTAGTTAGATAAAATTTATACTAAAAAAACAAAAGCACAAAAAATGAAAAAAAATTACAACTTTATCCTTGTAAATATTTTACAAATCTTTTGTTTAAGCGCATTTGCACAACCAACAA is from Bacteroidota bacterium and encodes:
- a CDS encoding T9SS type A sorting domain-containing protein, which encodes MNNCFTVAPMRNFRQVICSLALLLFSFLNAFSNNYKVVLLPNPNSGSSYLHYGCKDKTTPSDSIANVGTILYGKVPANPKPWLMVFVHGFASSANTMIGNFYKEAYNDGYRTAFIQLDPYSPSSYNSNILQQAILKLAQDHNFTDLSTYFHSRIIMVCHSKGGLDTDLTLFKMAQANPNYPQLIKRVFPISSPFWGTNTASLGLSFGPLLQLFPGDPNAIANGGALNNLTNSYMLALRKAIDINVNTAQKYTKCKFVSLRGWCAGTVESGIGDIALLTAAHAGTNYIPFKYGYGTNSLLPHIWAIYPILNDGVVPLQSSFRPGGIEMPNSRLSLGTRFNHFMVVPRQWNTIDSYITNNVSSADDGYTCFNYGTNFYQGYDDNSGSYQGFYMPNDKINYFTRWYYYLQCNTPSFYKTAPENADSTAIPDNAIAGDSQNATPIKSNYRLMYDFASAGKSKNYFHVEKENTSIKLVIYSQSEDVQNSIVVSSKGQAYTGLSDIVVLNQKKENGLYFAEIKTSSLPIGKYSLQHNGDFMAFVHFENDNAIELATKGNTGFEVEYFSGELIRLVLKTNSISANSISANLKLSGELPEEYYTANQHEIAALKNKDIPVVFFPTGNPNEYECIINKYLTPAIYSISIDVENQSLNYARSLGYSFSVLPNGDQHGSPLLIENASFAANTSLRSFPNPFNESTTIVFSGEENKNYEVVITDIAGKEVFNSAIGLLQDGVYQLTWKGTTNSNEKLSKGVYICNVKEDGTVVTQPIKLILN
- a CDS encoding TolC family protein gives rise to the protein MIKKYLQGFFILALLTTSAFAQQTMTLQQCIDYALKNNLQIKQQEVNTKIAQASHLQSQAQLLPSINGSAGQNYNYGRNIDPVTNSFTTNRVVSQNFALSGNWNIFNGLQNLNSIKQTKFDLQASQYDLDDLKNDISLSVVNAYLQVLFGLELLDNSQNQYQLTEKQVLRLDKMLEVGAIAKSSLLDTKAQLANEELNVTTAKNNLDLAYLNLAQLMNFDSVAALKINKPTINDPNQAELFAKQELIYQTALASQPSIKSAQYRLKSSEKMVGIARGGLSPRLSLSASVSTIFSDATKLPTGNPEFLGYVPTGAVTGLGDVVYEPSYSFNFQEVPYNKQIKDNLNEAIGLRLTVPIFNNFQVKTSIDKAKLTNLNAKYSLELAENQLQKEIQQAYTNAAAALKKHDASKQAVQAFQESFGYAEQKFNLGSISSYDYNDAKTRLTKAQSDLLQAKYDYVLKLKVLDFYMGKPLVL
- a CDS encoding 30S ribosomal protein S21; the protein is MILVQVKEGEPVDKALKKLKKKFEKTGVVKELRLRQKFTKPSVKRREVVIKAKYRQFLQQEEI
- a CDS encoding efflux RND transporter periplasmic adaptor subunit translates to MKKLVVILFVGIAIISSIVGLKGCSGSDAIKVTTEKAVKRTIIETVTANGKIQPEIEVKISSDVSGEIVELLVKEGDFVKKGDLLIRIKPDIYVSNLDRMKAALDGSKANTANSKARLAQVKSQFVNIENTFVRNKKLVEQGAISQADFDASKSAYEAAKADIVAAEETVNAAEFSVKSSEAALKEASDNLAKTNIYSPVNGTVSKLSVELGERVVGTSQMAGTELLRLANLNEMEVSVDVNENDIVRVSLNDTVSIEVDAYVDRKFKGIVTEIANSANTLGLTADQVTNFVVKIRVLSESYADLINPKFPNESPFRPGMSAGVDIQTQIERNVLSVPIQAVTTRTDSTSYSSKKKEAKKEEKEKEADKEQEELEVTSTKEKKQEKSDTPFECVFVMNNGKSKLIPVKTGIQDNEYIQITAGLKEGDEVIAGPYSAVSKVLRNGSVVALDKESENTDKK
- a CDS encoding tyrosine-type recombinase/integrase; the protein is MHLTEFIDYLKYEKRYSAHTITSYKNDLSQFFVYLSKQYENLKFDEVSHLHIRSWMVSLIEAKTSTRTVNRKISTLKSYCKYLLKMQLIANNPTRKIVSPKNPKRLPTFVEESKMDMLFSEVPFGDDYVGYRNRLIIELFYTTGIRLSELLNIKENDIDISNQTIKVLGKRNKERIVPISEKLVESITSYMQIFRKTFPENTNAQIFCTEKGTPLYAKAVYDLVKKYLSLVTTVDKKSPHVLRHTFATHMLNNGADINAIKEILGHASLAATQIYTHNSIEKLKEIHKKAHPKS
- the thiL gene encoding thiamine-phosphate kinase, with product MLENKESRTELSKVGEFGLIKYLSSFVEVKNESTIKGIGDDAAVIDNKGKQTVVSTDMLIEGVHFNLMYVPLKHLGYKSVVVNLSDVYAMNAVPKQITVSIALSNRFSLEAIEEFYAGILLACKNYGVDLVGGDTTSSLSGLCISVTAIGEANTEDLVYRNGAKEKDLLCVTGDLGGAYIGLQLLEREKKLFQDNPTIQPELEGNDYVLERQLKPEARKDIRALLQTLNVKPTAMIDVSDGLASEILHICDQSNVGCNLYEEKIPIDPLTFDKARELNLDPTVCALSGGEDYELLFTIDINDFEKIKGNPDITVIGHITTKDSGSNLITRSGTQHPLTAQGWDSFLNKTFL